One genomic window of Muntiacus reevesi chromosome 4, mMunRee1.1, whole genome shotgun sequence includes the following:
- the CAND2 gene encoding cullin-associated NEDD8-dissociated protein 2 has product MSAAAFHISSLLEKMTSSDKDFRFMATSDLMSELQKDSIQLDEDSERKVVKMLLRLLEDKNGEVQNLAVKCLGPLVGKVKEYQVETIVDALCANMRSDKEQLRDIAGIGLKTVLSELPAAATGSSLASNVCRKITGQLTSAIAQQEDVPVQLEALDILSDMLSRLGAPLGAFHASLLHCLLPQLSSPRLAVRKRAVGALGHLAAACSTDLFVELADHLLDRLPGPRAPASPAAIRTLIQCLGSIGRQAGHRLGAHLDRLVPLVEEFCNLDDDELRESCLQAFEALLRKCPKEMGPHVPNVTSLCLQYVKHDPNYNYDSDEDEEQMETEDSEFSEQESEEEYSDDDDMSWKVRRAAAKCLAALIDSRPDLLPDFHCALAPALIHRFKEREENVKADVFGAYIVLLRQTRPPKGWLEVMEEPTQTSSNLQMLRGQVPLVMKALQRQLKDRSARARQGCFSLLTELAGVLPGSLAEHMPVLVAGIVFSLADRSSSSTIRMDALAFLQGLLGTEPAEAFQPHLPTLLPPVMACVADPFYKIAAEALLVLQELVRALWPLDAPRKLDPEPYVGEMSAATLARLRATDLDQEVKERAISCMGHLVGHLGDRLGDDLEPSLLLLLDRLRNEITRLSAVKALTLVATSPLRINLQPILAEALPILASFLRKNQRALRLATLAALAALAQSQGPGLPPSAVRAVLAELPALVSESDMHVAQLAVDFLATVTRAQPASMAEVSGPVLAELLRLLRSPLLPAGVLAATEGFLQALVGTRPPCVDYAKLIGLLTAPVYEQAADGGPGLHKQVFHSLARCVAALAAACPQEAAGTANRLVGDARSPSSSPGVKVLAFLSLAEVGQVAGPGPQRELKAVLLEALGSPSEDVRAAASYALGRVGAGNLPDFLPFLLGQMEAEPRRQYLLLHSLREALGAAQPDSLKPYAEDIWALLFQRCEGAEEGTRGVVAECIGKLVLVNPPFLLPRFRKQLAAGRPHTRCTVITAVKYLISDQPHPIDPLLKTFIGEFMESLQDPDLNVRRATLAFFNSAVHNKPSLVRDLLDDILPFLYQETKIRRDLIREVEMGPFKHTVDDGLDVRKAAFECMYSLLESCLGQLDVCEFLNHLEDGLKDHYDIRMLTFIMLARLATLCPVPVLQRVDRLIEPLRATCTAKVKAGSVKQEFEKQDELKRSAMRAVAALLTIPEVGKSPIMADFSSQIRSNPELAALFESIQKDSVSTPSTDSMELS; this is encoded by the exons ATGAGCGCCGCCGCCTTCCACATCTCCAGCCTCCTGGAGAAGATGACGTCCAGCGACAAGGACTTCAG GTTCATGGCCACCAGTGACCTGATGTCAGAGCTTCAGAAGGACTCCATCCAGCTGGACGAGGACAGTGAGCGCAAGGTGGTGAAGATGCTGCTCCGGCTCCTGGAGGATAAGAATGGGGAGGTGCAGAACCTGGCAGTCAAGTG cCTGGGTCCTCTGGTGGGCAAAGTGAAGGAGTACCAGGTGGAGACCATCGTGGACGCCCTCTGTGCCAACATGCGGTCAGACAAGGAGCAGCTCCGAGACATCGCTGGCATCGGCCTCAAGACCGTCCTGTCGGAGCTCCCCGCTGCAGCCACAG GCTCCAGCCTGGCCTCCAACGTGTGCCGGAAGATCACCGGCCAGCTCACCAGTGCAATCGCCCAGCAGGAGGACGTGCCCGTGCAGCTGGAAGCCCTGGACATCCTTTCTGACATGCTGAGCAG GCTGGGCGCTCCGCTGGGCGCCTTCCACGCCAGCCTCCTGCACTGTCTGCTGCCGCAGCTGAGCAGTCCACGCCTGGCCGTGCGCAAGCGGGCCGTTGGGGCGCTCGGCCACCTGGCGGCCGCCTGCAGCACCGACCTCTTCGTGGAGCTCGCCGACCACCTGCTGGACCGGCTGCCCGGCCCACGTGCGCCAGCCAGCCCCGCTGCGATCCGCACTCTCATCCAGTGTCTGGGCAGCATTGGCCGCCAGGCAGGCCACCGCCTGG GGGCCCACCTGGACCGCCTGGTGCCCCTGGTGGAGGAGTTCTGCAACCTGGATGATGACGAACTTCGGGAGTCCTGCCTTCAGGCCTTTGAGGCCTTACTGAGAAA gtGCCCCAAGGAAATGGGCCCTCACGTGCCCAACGTGACCAGCCTCTGCCTTCAGTATGTAAAGCATGACCCCAACTATAACTACGACAGTGACGAGGACGAGGAGCAGATGGAGACCGAGGACAGTGAGTTCAGCGAGCAAG AGAGTGAGGAGGAATACAGCGATGACGACGACATGAGCTGGAAGGTGCGCCGGGCAGCGGCCAAGTGCCTGGCAGCCCTGATCGACTCTCGGCCTGACCTGCTGCCTGACTTCCACTGCGCCCTGGCGCCCGCGCTCATCCACCGCTTCAAGGAGCGCGAGGAGAACGTCAAGGCCGACGTGTTTGGGGCTTACATCGTGCTGCTGCGGCAGACGCGGCCCCCAAAGGGGTGGCTGGAGGTCATGGAGGAGCCCACCCAGACCAGCAGCAACCTCCAGATGCTGCGAGGACAG GTGCCTCTTGTGATGAAGGCCCTGCAGCGGCAGCTGAAGGACCGGAGTGCCAGGGCCCGCCAGGGCTGCTTCAGCCTCCTCACCGAGCTGGCGGGCGTCCTCCCGGGCAGCCTGGCGGAGCACATGCCCGTGCTGGTAGCAG GCATCGTCTTCTCGCTGGCGGACCGCTCCAGCTCCTCCACCATCCGGATGGACGCCCTGGCCTTCCTGCAGGGGCTGCTGGGCACAGAGCCGGCTGAGGCCTTCCAGCCCCACCTGCCCACTCTCCTGCCACCCGTGATGGCCTGCGTGGCCGACCCTTTCTACAAGATTGCAGCAGAGGCCCTGCTGgtgctccaggagctggtgagggCACTGTGGCCACTAGATGCGCCTCGGAAGCTGGACCCCGAGCCCTACGTTGGAGAGATGTCTGCGGCCACCCTGGCCCGGCTTCGGGCCACCGACCTGGACCAGGAGGTGAAGGAGCGGGCCATCTCCTGCATGGGCCACCTCGTGGGTCACCTGGGCGACCGACTCGGGGACGACCTGGAGCCATCGCTCTTGCTCCTCCTGGACCGCTTGCGGAACGAAATCACACGGCTCTCGGCTGTCAAGGCCCTGACGCTGGTGGCCACGTCCCCGCTGCGGATCAACCTGCAGCCCATCCTGGCCGAGGCACTGCCCATCCTGGCCTCCTTCCTGCGCAAGAACCAGCGAGCGCTGCGGCTGGCCACGCTGGCGGCCCTGGCCGCGCTGGCCCAGAGCCAGGGTCCCGGTCTCCCGCCGTCTGCCGTGCGGGCCGTGCTGGCCGAGCTGCCCGCCCTGGTCAGCGAGAGTGACATGCACGTGGCCCAGTTGGCCGTGGACTTCCTTGCTACTGTGACCCGTGCCCAGCCGGCCTCCATGGCTGAGGTCAGCGGCCCCGTGCTGGCCGAGCTGCTGCGGTTGCTGCGCTCGCCCCTGCTGCCGGCCGGGGTGCTGGCGGCCACCGAAGGCTTCCTGCAGGCCCTGGTGGGGACCCGGCCACCATGCGTGGACTATGCCAAGCTCATCGGCCTGCTCACAGCGCCCGTGTACGAGCAGGCGGCGGACGGTGGGCCCGGCCTGCACAAGCAGGTGTTCCACTCGCTGGCCCGCTGCGTGGCGGCCCTCGCTGCGGCCTGTCCCCAGGAGGCGGCGGGCACGGCCAACCGCCTGGTCGGCGATGCCAGGTCGCCCAGCTCGAGCCCCGGGGTCAAGGTCCTGGCGTTCCTGTCGCTGGCCGAGGTGGGCCAGGTGGCCGGTCCGGGCCCACAGCGGGAGCTGAAGGCGGTGCTCCTGGAAGCCCTGGGCTCACCCAGTGAGGACGTGAGGGCGGCCGCCTCCTACGCGCTGGGCCGCGTGGGCGCGGGGAACCTGCCCGACTTCCTGCCCTTCCTGCTGGGGCAGATGGAGGCCGAGCCCCGGAGGCAGTACCTGCTGCTGCACTCGCTGCGGGAGGCCCTGGGGGCCGCCCAGCCCGACAGCCTGAAGCCCTACGCCGAGGACATCTGGGCCCTGCTGTTCCAGCGCTGTGAGGGCGCCGAAGAGGGCACCCGGGGGGTGGTGGCCGAGTGCATCGGGAAGCTCGTCCTCGTaaaccctcccttcctcctgccccgGTTCCGGAAGCAACTCGCTGCAG GTCGGCCACACACCCGCTGCACCGTCATCACAGCAGTTAAGTACCTCATCTCCGATCAGCCCCACCCCATCGATCCCCTCCTGAAGACCTTCATCG GAGAATTCATGGAGAGCCTGCAGGACCCGGACCTGAACGTGCGCCGGGCCACACTGGCTTTCTTCAACTCTGCCGTGCACAACAAGCCCTCTCTGGTCCGCGACCTGCTGGACGACATCCTGCCCTTCCTCTACCAGGAGACGAAGATCCGCCGCGACCTCATCCGAGAG GTGGAGATGGGGCCCTTTAAGCACACGGTGGATGATGGGCTGGACGTGCGGAAGGCGGCCTTCGAGTGCATGTACTCACTGCTGGAGAGCTGCTTGGGCCAGCTGGACGTCTGCGAGTTCCTGAACCACCTGGAGGACGGCCTGAAGGACCACTACGATATCCGG